One region of Primulina tabacum isolate GXHZ01 chromosome 1, ASM2559414v2, whole genome shotgun sequence genomic DNA includes:
- the LOC142547637 gene encoding hydroxymethylglutaryl-CoA lyase, mitochondrial isoform X1, which translates to MITFTLLVCCSFLGKTKRIIICYIPTMSSLEEPLGLDKLPSLSEIDRVRRLSSSNGCRPIREDVGMGNCWIEGRSCSSSNSCNEEFQEYRQDPTITWRRQRRDLLQRTSSLGRSTSPQGTMSESRYSPHYQCRAYSNGMDSGEAKYWFFKDIPRYVKIVEVGPRDGLQNEKTIVPTNVKVELIRKLVYSGLSVVEATSFVSPKWVQQLADAKDVMAAVKNFDGVRLPVLTPNLKGFEAAVSAGAKDIAVFASASESFSKSNINCSIEESLARYRAVTSAARKLSIPVRGYVSCVVGCPVEGSISPLKVAYVAKELHDMGCFEISLGDTIGVATPGTVLPMLEAVMAVVPVEKLAVHFHDTYGQSLSNILLSLQMGIRVVDSSVSGLGGCPYAKGASGNVATEDVVYMLHGIGVTTNVDMGKLLLAGEYISKYLGRQSGSKTAIALNHITADCSSKN; encoded by the exons ATGATTACCTTCACTCTCCTCGTTTGCTGTTCTTTCTtgggaaaaacaaagagaa TTATCATTTGCTACATTCCCACTATGTCGAGTTTGGAGGAGCCTCTTGGTCTTGACAAGTTGCCAAGTTTGAGCGAAATTGATCGGGTTCGCAGGTTGTCATCCAGTAATGGGTGCAGGCCTATTCGAGAGGATGTTGGAATGGGAAACTGCTGGATTGAAGGGAGAAGTTGCAGCTCATCAAATAGCTGCAA TGAGGAGTTTCAAGAGTACAGGCAGGATCCTACTATCACATGGAGAAGACAAAGGAGAGATTTGTTGCAAAGAACTTCAAGTTTAGGCAGGAGCACCAGCCCTCAAGGGACCATGAGTGAGTCAAGATACTCGCCTCACTATCAATGTCGTGCTTACTCCAATGGCATGGACTCTGGAGAAGCAAAATATTGG TTTTTTAAAGACATACCAAGATACGTAAAAATTGTGGAAGTTGGTCCCAGGGACGGGTTACAAAATGAAAAGACGATTGTTCCAACAAATGTCAAGGTTGAATTGATTCGTAAACTTGTTTATTCTGGATTATCGGTTGTCGAAGCTACAAGTTTTGTGTCACCAAAGTGGGTACAGCAG CTGGCTGATGCAAAAGATGTAATGGCTGCGGTTAAGAACTTTGATGGTGTTAGATTGCCTGTTCTGACACCCAATCTTAAG GGGTTTGAAGCTGCTGTCTCAGCCGGGGCAAAAGACATAGCCGTGTTTGCATCAGCTTCCGAGTCATTTTCAAAGTCCAATATTAACTGCAGTATTGAAGAGAGCCTTGCTCGTTATCGTGCTGTGACTAGTGCTGCCAGAAAGCTTTCAATTCCTGTGCGAGG GTATGTCTCTTGTGTTGTTGGTTGCCCTGTTGAGGGTTCAATCTCCCCTTTGAAAGTTGCGTACGTGGCAAAGGAACTTCATGACATGGGTTGTTTTGAGATTTCACTTGGAGATACAATTGGAGTTGCTACGCCTG GTACTGTTCTTCCTATGCTTGAGGCAGTGATGGCTGTTGTTCCTGTTGAGAAACTTGCCGTTCATTTTCACGACACATACGGTCAATCTCTTTCCAATATTCTACTGTCCCTCCAA ATGGGAATTAGAGTAGTGGATTCCTCAGTTTCTGGTTTAGGAGGGTGCCCATATGCCAAAGGAGCTTCAGGAAATGTTGCTACCGAGGATGTCGTGTACATGCTTCACGGTATTGGCGTGACAACCAATGTCGACATGGGAAAACTTTTGCTAGCTGGAGAATACATCAGCAAGTATTTAGGCCGTCAGTCGGGCTCCAAGACAGCTATTGCACTGAACCACATTACTGCAGATTGCAGCTCCAAGAATTAA
- the LOC142547637 gene encoding hydroxymethylglutaryl-CoA lyase, mitochondrial isoform X2 produces the protein MEIGNFIICYIPTMSSLEEPLGLDKLPSLSEIDRVRRLSSSNGCRPIREDVGMGNCWIEGRSCSSSNSCNEEFQEYRQDPTITWRRQRRDLLQRTSSLGRSTSPQGTMSESRYSPHYQCRAYSNGMDSGEAKYWFFKDIPRYVKIVEVGPRDGLQNEKTIVPTNVKVELIRKLVYSGLSVVEATSFVSPKWVQQLADAKDVMAAVKNFDGVRLPVLTPNLKGFEAAVSAGAKDIAVFASASESFSKSNINCSIEESLARYRAVTSAARKLSIPVRGYVSCVVGCPVEGSISPLKVAYVAKELHDMGCFEISLGDTIGVATPGTVLPMLEAVMAVVPVEKLAVHFHDTYGQSLSNILLSLQMGIRVVDSSVSGLGGCPYAKGASGNVATEDVVYMLHGIGVTTNVDMGKLLLAGEYISKYLGRQSGSKTAIALNHITADCSSKN, from the exons ATGGAAATTGGGAATT TTATCATTTGCTACATTCCCACTATGTCGAGTTTGGAGGAGCCTCTTGGTCTTGACAAGTTGCCAAGTTTGAGCGAAATTGATCGGGTTCGCAGGTTGTCATCCAGTAATGGGTGCAGGCCTATTCGAGAGGATGTTGGAATGGGAAACTGCTGGATTGAAGGGAGAAGTTGCAGCTCATCAAATAGCTGCAA TGAGGAGTTTCAAGAGTACAGGCAGGATCCTACTATCACATGGAGAAGACAAAGGAGAGATTTGTTGCAAAGAACTTCAAGTTTAGGCAGGAGCACCAGCCCTCAAGGGACCATGAGTGAGTCAAGATACTCGCCTCACTATCAATGTCGTGCTTACTCCAATGGCATGGACTCTGGAGAAGCAAAATATTGG TTTTTTAAAGACATACCAAGATACGTAAAAATTGTGGAAGTTGGTCCCAGGGACGGGTTACAAAATGAAAAGACGATTGTTCCAACAAATGTCAAGGTTGAATTGATTCGTAAACTTGTTTATTCTGGATTATCGGTTGTCGAAGCTACAAGTTTTGTGTCACCAAAGTGGGTACAGCAG CTGGCTGATGCAAAAGATGTAATGGCTGCGGTTAAGAACTTTGATGGTGTTAGATTGCCTGTTCTGACACCCAATCTTAAG GGGTTTGAAGCTGCTGTCTCAGCCGGGGCAAAAGACATAGCCGTGTTTGCATCAGCTTCCGAGTCATTTTCAAAGTCCAATATTAACTGCAGTATTGAAGAGAGCCTTGCTCGTTATCGTGCTGTGACTAGTGCTGCCAGAAAGCTTTCAATTCCTGTGCGAGG GTATGTCTCTTGTGTTGTTGGTTGCCCTGTTGAGGGTTCAATCTCCCCTTTGAAAGTTGCGTACGTGGCAAAGGAACTTCATGACATGGGTTGTTTTGAGATTTCACTTGGAGATACAATTGGAGTTGCTACGCCTG GTACTGTTCTTCCTATGCTTGAGGCAGTGATGGCTGTTGTTCCTGTTGAGAAACTTGCCGTTCATTTTCACGACACATACGGTCAATCTCTTTCCAATATTCTACTGTCCCTCCAA ATGGGAATTAGAGTAGTGGATTCCTCAGTTTCTGGTTTAGGAGGGTGCCCATATGCCAAAGGAGCTTCAGGAAATGTTGCTACCGAGGATGTCGTGTACATGCTTCACGGTATTGGCGTGACAACCAATGTCGACATGGGAAAACTTTTGCTAGCTGGAGAATACATCAGCAAGTATTTAGGCCGTCAGTCGGGCTCCAAGACAGCTATTGCACTGAACCACATTACTGCAGATTGCAGCTCCAAGAATTAA
- the LOC142547628 gene encoding uncharacterized protein LOC142547628: protein MAESSSTTTPADATPWASLSGKSEEEREELLDRILTRLALCDDSKLQDLLAKILPISIAALSSASTGLRNKVIEILSHVNKRVKHQLEIGLPVSDLWKLYVESTSAPMVKNFCIVYLEMAMDRAKKEETQMIAPVFLANISKLPPQHQDILFRVTAKVIGDCHSSQISDEVVAKYRILVGSKDCDLFLDFCLQTILYQPSSQSGGSPAGLSIIQFERVAGKQPLKSDLLRNRKLGMLNIIEALELLPEVVYPIYTAASADSQESVLKKGEELLKKYASGVNLDDPDLISRLYLLFNGTTVSGNIAPEFKVSPGNLSLRIRLMSAFCRSITAANSFPSTLQCIFGCIFGMDTTSRLKQLGMEFTVWVFKHAKMDQLKLMGPVILTGILKTLDNFPLLNSDATVRDTRNFCFQAIGMLARRMPQLFRDNIDVAIRLFDALKLEAQNLRLIIQEATNSLAVAYQGAPSEVLKDVELLLLQNSQVEQIEVRFCAVRWATSLFDLKHCPSKYICMLASADSKMDIREMALEGLFPGEDQRKNVSQNMSVEYPKLSDMLAYIREQQPAILDSNGIGDVKLIFPSKTYLAMIKFLLKCFEGENTRTDLIEDSEFLHSVERLCLLLEHSMGHEGSVELHATASKAIITLGSKFPQMIGYHYSKKVPWLKQFWNHLDYDTREAMARLLGMASSALPVPSLTELIDEIILSLGGAQKLRFETQHGLLCALGFVTANGLLRSPSISDSQLQNSLKCLVDTINSETITLASVAVQAMGHVGICIPLPPLLLDSTAAAVSIWTILHEKLRKLLSSDDIKAVQKTVIALGHMCVKESSSSHLDTALDLIFSLCRSKVEDILFAAGEALSFLWGGVPITIDVILKTNYSSLSMSSNFLMGDVSSSFPRASLTEFQDDESYHVTVRNTITRKLFDVLLYSNRKEERCAGAVWLLSLTIYCGHHETIQQLLPDIQEAFSHLIGEQSELTQELASQGLSIVYELGDDAMKRNLVNALVGTLTGSGKRKRAVKLVEDSEVFQAGGFGESPSGGKLSTYKELCNLANEMGQPDLIYKFMDLANYQSSLNSKRGAAFGFSKIAKLAGDALHPYLRALIPRLVRYQYDPDKNVQDAMTHIWKSLVADTKRAIDEHLDLILDDLLIQCGSRLWRSREASCLAVADILQGRRFDQVGKHLKRIWTAAFRAMDDIKETVRNAGDRLCRAVTSLTGRLCDVSLTPEPEARETMATVLPLLLTEGIASKVGSIRKASISMVTRLAKGAGVTVRPYLNDLVCCMLESLSSLEDQGMNYVELHAGSVGIQTEKLENLRISIARGSPMWETLEICIDVVDSNSLELLVPRLAQLVRSGVGLNTRVGVANFISLLVQKVGVSVKPFTPLLLKLLLPVVRDEKSVASKRAFANACALVLKYAAPSQAQKLIEDTANLHFGDRNDQISCALLLKSYASMAADVFSGYHAIIVPVIFMSRFEDDKVISSLYEELWEENMSTERITLQLYLGEIVTLINEGIVSSSWASKKKASQAVRKLSEVLGEILSSHHDLLLNSLMKELPGRLWEGKDAVLYALSAVCTSCHKSISALNPDAPNAILNLISSACTKKAQTYREAAFNCLEQVIKAFNSPEFFNMVFPLLYEMSNLSAHVKSVQKSLASDAESDETDSSPAIHDKILICLTACIHVARIGDILEQQKSLIDLYLFSLSPSFPWTVKMSVFSSVKELLTKLQHGVIDSQDSLVKTSIYAFIHELFYAVSPELLKSLRTINIGQVHIAAAKCLLELANRFVVVPPIDLKELSFMSELIDICEVEKNEHAKSLLRKCVDILGKLEKVGQS from the exons GTTATTGAAATCCTCAGTCACGTGAACAAGAGAGTAAAACACCAGCTTGAGATTGGTCTACCAGTTTCTGATTTATGGAAATTGTATGTGGAATCCACCAGTGCTCCTATGGTTAAAAATTTTTGTATTGTGTACCTTGAGATGGCAATGGATCGTGCTAAAAAAGAG GAAACACAAATGATAGCTCCTGTTTTTTTAGCGAACATTTCAAAGCTGCCTCCCCAACACCAGGACATTTTATTTAGAGTTACAGCAaag GTGATTGGTGATTGCCATTCTTCCCAAATCAGCGATGAAGTTGTGGCAAAATATAGGATTCTAGTAGGTTCAAAGGACTGTGATCTATTTCTCGACTTTTGTCTACAAACAATTTTGTATCAGCCATCCTCTCAAAG TGGAGGATCCCCAGCTGGACTTTCAATTATCCAATTTGAACGTGTAGCTGGAAAACAGCCACTGAAAAGTGATTTGCTTCGGAATAGAAAG TTAGGGATGTTAAATATCATTGAAGCTTTGGAGCTGCTTCCTGAAGTTGTTTACCCCATCTATACTGCAGCAAGTGCAGACAG TCAGGAATCTGTTCTCAAAAAGGGTGAGGAGCTCCTGAAAAAGTATGCTTCTGGTGTGAATTTAGATGACCCGGACCTCATCAGCAGACTATATCTATTGTTCAATG GAACCACTGTCTCTGGAAACATAGCTCCAGAATTTAAAGTCAGCCCTGGAAATTTATCTTTGAGAATAAGGCTCATGTCTGCTTTCTGCCGGTCAATTACAGCAGCAAACAGTTTCCCATCAACTTTGCAATGTATTTTCGGTTGTATTTTTG GAATGGATACTACCTCCAGGTTGAAACAGTTGGGTATGGAGTTTACAGTTTGGGTCTTCAAACAT GCTAAGATGGATCAGCTGAAGCTTATGGGCCCTGTTATACTAACTGGAATTTTGAAAACACTTGATAATTTCCCATTGTTGAACTCAG ATGCTACTGTTAGGGACACAAGAAATTTTTGTTTTCAAGCAATAGGAATGCTTGCACGGCGCATGCCTCAACTTTTTAG AGACAACATTGATGTTGCTATTCGGCTCTTTGATGCTCTAAAGCTTGAGGCGCAGAATCTTCGCCTCATTATCCAAGAAGCAACAAATTCACTTGCTGTTGCATACCAG GGTGCTCCCTCAGAGGTGTTAAAGGATGTGGAATTGCTTTTGCTGCAAAATTCTCAAGTT GAACAAATTGAAGTACGATTTTGTGCTGTGAGATGGGCAACATCCTTATTTGACTTGAAGCACTGTCCCAGCAAATATATTTGTATGCTTGCATCAGCAGATTCTAAGATGGATATCAG GGAAATGGCATTAGAAGGTTTATTTCCTGGTGAAGACCAGAGAAAGAATGTTTCGCAAAACATGTCTGTGGAGTACCCAAAACTTTCTGACATGCTAGCATATATTCGCGAGCAGCAGCCAGCAATCTTAGATTCAAATGGAATTGGAGATGTGAAGCTTATTTTTCCATCCAAAACTTATTTGGCTATGATCAAGTTTTTATTGAAGTGCTTTGAGGGAGAAAACACGCGAActgacttgattgaagattcTGAGTTTTTACACTCAGTTGAAAGATTGTGCTTATTATTGGAACATTCGATGGGACATGAAGGTTCTGTCGAGTTGCATGCAACAGCTTCCAAGGCAATAATCACTTTGGGATCCAAATTTCCTCAG ATGATAGGCTATCATTATTCGAAAAAAGTTCCATGGCTTAAACAATTTTGGAATCATCTTGACTATGATACACGTGAAGCAATGGCACGTTTACTTGGAATGGCTTCCTCTGCACTTCCTGTCCCTTCTTTGACTGAACTTATTGATGAAATTATACTATCACTTGGCGGAGCACAAAAATTAAG ATTTGAAACTCAGCATGGACTACTTTGTGCTTTAGGATTTGTAACAGCAAATGGCTTACTGAGAAGTCCTTCT ATCTCAGACTCACAACTTCAAAATAGTTTGAAATGCTTGGTTGACACCATTAATTCCGAGACTATAACATTAGCTTCTGTGGCAGTGCAAGCCATGGGTCATGTTGGGATCTGTATCCCACTGCCTCCCTTGCTTCTCGACTCTACTGCAG CCGCTGTTTCCATTTGGACCATCCTGCATGAAAAACTACGAAAGCTTCTCTCTAGTGATGATATCAAAGCTGTCCAAAAAACTGTGATTGCATTGGGGCATATGTGTGTGAAAGAATCATCCTCTTCGCATTTAGATACTGCTCTAGATCTGATTTTCAGTCTTTGCCGATCAAAG GTTGAGGATATCTTGTTTGCTGCTGGAGAGGCGCTTTCATTTTTGTGGGGAGGCGTTCCTATCACTATTGATGTGATTCTCAAAACTAATTATTCTTCGCTGTCAATGAGTTCTAACTTTTTGATGGGAGATGTGTCCTCATCTTTTCCGAGAGCCTCCTTGACGGAATTCCAAGACGATGAAAGTTACCATGTTACAGTTAGAAACACAATTACAAGAAAGTTGTTTGATGTCCTCCTTTACAGTAACAGAAAAGAGGAGCGCTGCGCTGGAGCTGTCTGGCTATTATCATTAACAATATATTGTGGCCATCATGAAACCATCCAACAACTGCTTCCAGACATTCAG GAAGCATTCTCACATTTGATTGGTGAGCAGAGTGAACTTACACAAGAGTTAGCATCTCAAGGTCTCAGTATTGTTTATGAACTTGGAGATGATGCCATGAAGAGAAACTTAGTTAATGCTCTCGTTGGAACTCTAACTGGCTCGGGGAAGAGAAAAAGGGCAGTCAAG CTTGTTGAAGACTCTGAAGTGTTCCAAGCGGGTGGATTTGGTGAAAGTCCTAGCGGAGGAAAATTGAGTACTTACAAGGAGCTCTGCAACCTAGCTAATGAGATGGGACAACCTGACTTAATCTATAAATTCATGGATTTAGCAAATTATCAATCTTCTCTAAATTCAAAAAGAGGTGCTGCCTTTGGGTTTTCTAAAATAGCCAAACTTGCAGGGGATGCCCTACATCCTTATCTCCGCGCATTGATTCCAAGACTTGTTCGTTATCAGTACGACCCTGATAAAAATGTTCAG GATGCGATGACGCATATCTGGAAATCATTAGTGGCAGATACGAAAAGAGCCATTGACGAACATTTGGACCTTATTCTAGATGATCTCTTGATACAATGTGGATCTAGGCTTTGGCGGTCTAGGGAGGCTTCTTGTCTTGCTGTTGCGGATATACTTCAAGGACGAAGATTTGATCAG GTTGGGAAGCATTTAAAAAGAATATGGACTGCTGCTTTTAGGGCCATGGATGATATTAAGGAGACTGTCAGAAATGCAGGTGACAGATTATGCCGTGCTGTTACTTCTTTAACTGGAAGGTTATGTGATGTCTCTCTCACACCTGAGCCTGAGGCGAGAGAAACCATGGCTACGGTTTTGCCTCTACTGCTTACAGAAGGTATTGCTAGTAAAGTCGGAAGTATTCGCAAGGCATCTATCAGCATGGTTACAAGGCTGGCGAAG GGTGCGGGTGTTACAGTTCGTCCATATTTAAATGATCTGGTGTGTTGTATGTTAGAAAGTTTGTCTAGCTTGGAAGATCAAGGAATGAATTATGTTGAG TTGCATGCAGGAAGCGTTGGGATTCAAACTGAAAAACTTGAAAATTTGAGGATTTCAATTGCTAGAGGATCTCCAATGTGGGAAACTCTTGAAATTTGCATTGATGTTGTCGACTCCAATTCGCTTGAATTATTAGTTCCCCGGCTTGCGCAGTTGGTTCGATCTGGTGTGGGTTTGAATACCAG GGTTGGTGTGGCAAATTTTATCAGTTTGTTAGTCCAAAAGGTTGGTGTTAGCGTTAAGCCATTCACGCCTTTACTATTGAAGCTGTTACTTCCAGTTGTGAGGGATGAAaaaagtgttgcatcaaaacgTGCCTTCGCAAATGCATGTGCGCTGGTTTTGAAGTATGCAGCTCCATCCCAGGCCCAGAAATTGATCGAAGATACTgcaaatttacattttggtgATAGGAATGATCAAATTTCATGTGCACTCTTGTTGAAAAGCTATGCATCCATGGCTGCTGATGTATTTAGTGGATATCATGCCATTATAGTTCCAGTTATTTTCATGTCAAG ATTTGAAGATGACAAAGTCATTTCTAGTCTTTATGAAGAATTATGGGAGGAAAACATGAGCACTGAACGGATAACTCTTCAACTTTACTTGGGAGAAATTGTTACTCTTATCAATGAAGGGATCGTGTCATCCTCATGGGCAAGTAAAAAGAAG GCATCTCAAGCAGTTCGTAAGCTCAGCGAAGTCCTTGGTGAAATATTATCGTCACATCATGATTTGTTGCTGAATTCTCTTATGAAGGAACTTCCTGGACGTTTATGGGAG GGAAAGGATGCAGTATTATATGCATTATCTGCTGTTTGTACATCTTGCCACAAAAGTATATCTGCTTTGAATCCTGATGCCCCAAATGCTATATTGAATCTTATATCTTCGGCCTGCACAAAGAAAGCACAAACGTATCGTGAAGCAGCATTTAATTGTCTTGAGCAG GTTATCAAAGCCTTCAACAGCCCAGAATTCTTTAACATGGTTTTTCCATTGTTGTATGAGATGAGCAATTTGTCTGCTCATGTCAAATCAGTCCAAAAATCTCTGGCAAGTGATGCTGAATCAG ATGAGACAGATAGTTCTCCGGCTATCCATGATAAAATACTAATATGCCTTACCGCATGCATCCATGTTGCAAGAATTGGTGATATTCTTGAACAACAGAAGAGCTTGATTGATCTGTATTTGTTCTCTCTCTCACCTAGTTTCCCTTGGACAG TTAAAATGTCAGTATTTTCTTCTGTCAAAGAGCTTCTCACAAAGTTGCAACACGGTGTAATTGACTCACAAGATTCTTTAGTAAAGACCAGTATATACGCTTTCATTCATGAG TTATTTTATGCCGTCTCACCTGAATTGCTTAAATCCCTTCGCACAATAAATATCGGACAG GTTCACATTGCTGCTGCTAAATGTCTTCTTGAGTTAGCAAATCGGTTTGTGGTTGTTCCTCCCATCGATCTGAAAGAACTGAGCTTCATGTCTGAGCTTATAGATATATGCGAAGTGGAAAAAAATGAACATGCCAAGTCTTTGTTGAGGAAGTGTGTTGACATCCTAGGAAAACTGGAGAAAGTTGGTCAGAGCTGA
- the LOC142547637 gene encoding hydroxymethylglutaryl-CoA lyase, mitochondrial isoform X3 — MSSLEEPLGLDKLPSLSEIDRVRRLSSSNGCRPIREDVGMGNCWIEGRSCSSSNSCNEEFQEYRQDPTITWRRQRRDLLQRTSSLGRSTSPQGTMSESRYSPHYQCRAYSNGMDSGEAKYWFFKDIPRYVKIVEVGPRDGLQNEKTIVPTNVKVELIRKLVYSGLSVVEATSFVSPKWVQQLADAKDVMAAVKNFDGVRLPVLTPNLKGFEAAVSAGAKDIAVFASASESFSKSNINCSIEESLARYRAVTSAARKLSIPVRGYVSCVVGCPVEGSISPLKVAYVAKELHDMGCFEISLGDTIGVATPGTVLPMLEAVMAVVPVEKLAVHFHDTYGQSLSNILLSLQMGIRVVDSSVSGLGGCPYAKGASGNVATEDVVYMLHGIGVTTNVDMGKLLLAGEYISKYLGRQSGSKTAIALNHITADCSSKN, encoded by the exons ATGTCGAGTTTGGAGGAGCCTCTTGGTCTTGACAAGTTGCCAAGTTTGAGCGAAATTGATCGGGTTCGCAGGTTGTCATCCAGTAATGGGTGCAGGCCTATTCGAGAGGATGTTGGAATGGGAAACTGCTGGATTGAAGGGAGAAGTTGCAGCTCATCAAATAGCTGCAA TGAGGAGTTTCAAGAGTACAGGCAGGATCCTACTATCACATGGAGAAGACAAAGGAGAGATTTGTTGCAAAGAACTTCAAGTTTAGGCAGGAGCACCAGCCCTCAAGGGACCATGAGTGAGTCAAGATACTCGCCTCACTATCAATGTCGTGCTTACTCCAATGGCATGGACTCTGGAGAAGCAAAATATTGG TTTTTTAAAGACATACCAAGATACGTAAAAATTGTGGAAGTTGGTCCCAGGGACGGGTTACAAAATGAAAAGACGATTGTTCCAACAAATGTCAAGGTTGAATTGATTCGTAAACTTGTTTATTCTGGATTATCGGTTGTCGAAGCTACAAGTTTTGTGTCACCAAAGTGGGTACAGCAG CTGGCTGATGCAAAAGATGTAATGGCTGCGGTTAAGAACTTTGATGGTGTTAGATTGCCTGTTCTGACACCCAATCTTAAG GGGTTTGAAGCTGCTGTCTCAGCCGGGGCAAAAGACATAGCCGTGTTTGCATCAGCTTCCGAGTCATTTTCAAAGTCCAATATTAACTGCAGTATTGAAGAGAGCCTTGCTCGTTATCGTGCTGTGACTAGTGCTGCCAGAAAGCTTTCAATTCCTGTGCGAGG GTATGTCTCTTGTGTTGTTGGTTGCCCTGTTGAGGGTTCAATCTCCCCTTTGAAAGTTGCGTACGTGGCAAAGGAACTTCATGACATGGGTTGTTTTGAGATTTCACTTGGAGATACAATTGGAGTTGCTACGCCTG GTACTGTTCTTCCTATGCTTGAGGCAGTGATGGCTGTTGTTCCTGTTGAGAAACTTGCCGTTCATTTTCACGACACATACGGTCAATCTCTTTCCAATATTCTACTGTCCCTCCAA ATGGGAATTAGAGTAGTGGATTCCTCAGTTTCTGGTTTAGGAGGGTGCCCATATGCCAAAGGAGCTTCAGGAAATGTTGCTACCGAGGATGTCGTGTACATGCTTCACGGTATTGGCGTGACAACCAATGTCGACATGGGAAAACTTTTGCTAGCTGGAGAATACATCAGCAAGTATTTAGGCCGTCAGTCGGGCTCCAAGACAGCTATTGCACTGAACCACATTACTGCAGATTGCAGCTCCAAGAATTAA